The following proteins come from a genomic window of Microbacterium lemovicicum:
- the mnmA gene encoding tRNA 2-thiouridine(34) synthase MnmA, translated as MRVLAAMSGGVDSAVAAARAVEAGHDVVGVHLALSRAGGTLRTGSRGCCTIEDAMDARRAADLLGIPFYVWDFSERFREDVIEDFVAEYRAGRTPNPCMRCNERIKFAALLERALELGFDAVCTGHYALLVDGPEGRELHRASDAAKDQSYVLGVLTAEQLAHTYFPLGTTPSKALVRAEAAERGLTVAQKPDSHDICFIPDGDTRGWLAEKVGTATGDIVDRAGAKVGTHEGAHAFTIGQRRGLSLGVPAADGKPRFVLEIRPVDNTVVVGPREALAVAEISGATYSWAGAAPTASAFACAVQIRAHADPVPAQALWDQDAATVVVTPVEPLDGVATGQTAVLYDGTRVIGQFTIDRTVSAVPVDA; from the coding sequence ATGCGTGTTCTTGCGGCCATGAGCGGGGGAGTGGACTCCGCCGTCGCGGCCGCCCGCGCGGTCGAGGCGGGTCATGACGTCGTCGGCGTGCACCTCGCGCTCTCGCGGGCGGGCGGCACGCTGCGCACCGGGAGCCGCGGCTGCTGCACCATCGAGGACGCGATGGACGCGCGACGCGCGGCCGACCTGCTGGGCATCCCGTTCTACGTCTGGGACTTCTCCGAGCGGTTCCGCGAGGACGTGATCGAGGACTTTGTCGCCGAGTACCGCGCCGGACGCACGCCGAACCCCTGCATGCGCTGCAACGAGCGCATCAAGTTCGCCGCCCTTCTGGAGCGGGCGCTCGAGCTGGGCTTCGACGCGGTGTGCACCGGCCACTACGCGCTGCTGGTCGACGGCCCCGAGGGTCGCGAACTGCACCGCGCATCGGACGCCGCGAAGGATCAGTCGTACGTGCTCGGGGTGCTGACCGCCGAACAGCTCGCGCACACCTACTTCCCGTTGGGCACGACGCCCTCCAAGGCGCTCGTGCGCGCGGAGGCGGCGGAGCGCGGCCTCACCGTCGCGCAGAAGCCCGACAGCCACGACATCTGCTTCATCCCGGACGGCGACACCCGCGGCTGGCTCGCGGAGAAGGTCGGCACCGCGACCGGCGACATCGTCGACCGCGCCGGAGCGAAGGTGGGTACCCACGAAGGGGCGCACGCGTTCACGATCGGTCAGCGTCGCGGCCTCTCGCTGGGTGTGCCCGCCGCCGACGGCAAGCCCCGCTTCGTGCTCGAGATCCGCCCCGTCGACAACACCGTCGTGGTGGGGCCGCGCGAGGCGCTGGCCGTGGCCGAGATCTCCGGCGCGACGTACTCCTGGGCGGGAGCCGCGCCGACCGCATCGGCGTTCGCGTGCGCCGTGCAGATCCGCGCGCACGCCGATCCGGTGCCCGCGCAGGCGCTCTGGGATCAGGATGCCGCGACCGTCGTCGTCACGCCGGTCGAGCCGCTCGACGGCGTCGCCACCGGCCAGACGGCGGTGCTCTACGACGGCACGCGCGTCATCGGCCAGTTCACGATCGACCGCACGGTCTCCGCGGTACCCGTCGACGCCTGA
- the ligA gene encoding NAD-dependent DNA ligase LigA: MTDAELPTGLSREDARAEVQSLIDQITGARDAYYGRDAELVDDATYDGWMRRLEALERAFPELQGQDSPTQTVGAAQASMFAPITHAERMLSLDNVFSPDELAEWCAKAQASSGRTVRWLTELKIDGLALNLRYENGVLTSAATRGDGRVGEDVTANAVRVAGIPERLSGSGHPPLVEVRGEVFIPVAAFERLNALQAALRDRVVEEARARGRAFDEAKSTLSAERRFPAFANPRNAASGGLRQQLEKKDGLELEAGQARLDSLRMYVHGVGAWENPPVSSQSEIYALLDGWGLPTSPHFRTADDIDGVLDFVAHYGEHRHEVEHEIDGVVVKVDELALHDELGSTSRAPRWAIAYKYPPEQVNTKLLDIVVSVGRTGRATPFAVMAPARVAGSVVRQATLHNQDIVKAKGVLIGDTVVLRKAGDVIPEVLGPVVELRDGTERAFVMPTHCPECGFELAPAKEGDIDLRCPNTRSCPAQVRGRVEHIGSRGALDIEALGEVTAAALTQPSVPEEPPLETEAGLFDLTLEQLIPIEVVVRDAETGEPRVDDATGLPVRRAPFRRNASAAEKKAGVTGAQPSVQAVRLIEELEKAKTKDLWRYLVAMNVRHVGPVAARALAQWFGSVEAIRAASRDELAAVEGVGGIIADALVDWFEVDWHRDIIDRWSAAGVRLGTPGHPGPGGAVVQGGVLEGITVVATGSLEGYSREGAQEAILAAGGKAASSVSKKTDFVAAGPGAGSKLGKAEALGVRIIDAAQFRLLVTEGPGALPDPEETIEEDTDEPAVSDAVRPGTIEEG, encoded by the coding sequence GTGACCGACGCGGAGCTTCCCACCGGACTGTCGCGCGAGGATGCCCGCGCCGAAGTGCAGTCGCTCATCGACCAGATCACGGGTGCGCGCGACGCGTACTACGGCCGTGACGCCGAGCTCGTCGACGACGCGACCTACGACGGGTGGATGCGACGGCTCGAGGCCCTCGAACGGGCGTTCCCCGAGCTGCAGGGTCAGGACTCGCCGACCCAGACGGTCGGCGCCGCCCAGGCGTCGATGTTCGCGCCGATCACGCACGCCGAGCGGATGCTGAGCCTCGACAACGTCTTCTCGCCCGACGAGCTGGCCGAGTGGTGCGCGAAGGCCCAGGCGTCGTCGGGCCGGACCGTCCGATGGCTCACCGAGCTGAAGATCGACGGGCTCGCCCTCAATCTCCGCTACGAGAACGGCGTGCTCACCTCCGCCGCGACGCGCGGCGACGGGCGGGTCGGCGAAGACGTGACCGCCAACGCCGTGCGCGTTGCGGGCATCCCCGAACGGCTGTCGGGCAGCGGCCACCCGCCGCTGGTCGAGGTCCGCGGCGAGGTGTTCATCCCCGTGGCGGCGTTCGAGCGGCTCAACGCCCTCCAGGCGGCGCTCCGCGACCGCGTCGTAGAGGAGGCGCGTGCACGCGGGCGCGCCTTCGACGAGGCGAAGTCGACGCTCAGCGCCGAGCGGCGGTTCCCGGCGTTCGCGAATCCGCGGAACGCCGCCAGCGGCGGCCTGCGACAGCAGCTGGAGAAGAAGGACGGACTGGAGCTCGAAGCCGGTCAGGCACGCCTCGACTCGCTGCGCATGTACGTCCACGGTGTCGGCGCGTGGGAGAACCCGCCCGTGTCCTCGCAGAGCGAGATCTACGCGCTGCTGGACGGGTGGGGACTTCCGACCAGCCCGCACTTCCGCACCGCCGACGACATCGACGGCGTCCTCGACTTCGTCGCGCACTACGGCGAGCACCGGCACGAGGTCGAGCACGAGATCGACGGCGTCGTGGTCAAGGTCGACGAGCTCGCCCTGCACGACGAGCTCGGATCCACGAGCCGCGCCCCGCGGTGGGCGATCGCCTACAAGTACCCGCCCGAGCAGGTCAACACGAAGCTCCTCGACATCGTCGTCTCGGTCGGCCGCACCGGACGCGCGACGCCGTTCGCCGTGATGGCCCCCGCCCGCGTCGCCGGCTCGGTCGTGCGCCAGGCCACCCTGCACAACCAGGACATCGTGAAGGCCAAGGGCGTGCTGATCGGCGACACCGTCGTGCTGCGCAAGGCCGGTGACGTGATCCCGGAGGTGCTCGGTCCCGTGGTCGAGCTGCGCGACGGCACCGAGCGCGCATTCGTGATGCCGACGCACTGTCCAGAGTGCGGCTTCGAGCTCGCGCCCGCGAAGGAGGGCGACATCGACCTGCGCTGCCCGAACACGCGGTCCTGCCCGGCGCAGGTGCGCGGACGGGTCGAGCACATCGGCTCCCGCGGCGCGCTCGACATCGAGGCGCTCGGCGAGGTGACCGCGGCCGCGCTGACGCAGCCGTCCGTGCCCGAGGAGCCTCCCCTCGAGACCGAGGCAGGTCTGTTCGACCTCACCCTGGAGCAGCTGATCCCGATCGAGGTCGTCGTCCGCGACGCCGAGACGGGCGAGCCGCGGGTCGATGACGCGACCGGCCTGCCCGTCCGTCGCGCCCCGTTCCGGCGCAACGCGTCGGCCGCGGAGAAGAAGGCGGGCGTGACGGGCGCGCAGCCCTCGGTGCAGGCCGTGCGTCTCATCGAGGAGCTCGAGAAGGCCAAGACGAAAGACCTGTGGCGCTACCTCGTCGCGATGAACGTCCGCCACGTCGGTCCGGTCGCCGCCCGCGCACTGGCGCAGTGGTTCGGCTCGGTCGAGGCGATCCGCGCCGCCTCCCGAGACGAGCTGGCCGCGGTGGAGGGTGTGGGCGGCATCATCGCCGACGCCCTCGTCGACTGGTTCGAGGTCGACTGGCACCGCGACATCATCGACCGCTGGAGTGCCGCGGGCGTGCGCCTCGGCACGCCGGGGCACCCGGGGCCCGGCGGCGCCGTGGTTCAGGGTGGGGTACTGGAGGGCATCACGGTCGTCGCGACCGGATCACTGGAGGGCTATTCCCGCGAGGGAGCTCAGGAGGCGATCCTGGCCGCCGGCGGGAAGGCGGCTTCAAGCGTGTCGAAGAAGACGGACTTCGTCGCCGCCGGGCCGGGCGCGGGCTCCAAGCTCGGCAAGGCCGAGGCGCTCGGCGTGCGCATCATCGACGCCGCCCAGTTCCGGCTTCTGGTCACCGAAGGCCCCGGAGCGCTGCCCGACCCGGAGGAAACGATCGAGGAAGATACGGACGAACCGGCGGTGTCCGATGCCGTCCGGCCCGGCACGATCGAGGAAGGGTGA
- a CDS encoding cysteine desulfurase family protein, giving the protein MRAYLDHAATSPLRPEARDAWLSAAEVVGNASSIHGGGQAARRLLEESRERLAAVLGCESIEVVFTSGGTEAVNLALKGLWWSRPKGSDTIVLPDAEHHATIDAIEWLRRHESASVRPVAVDARAGIPVAGFAEAVADPRAALATALVANNEAGTVNDAAGLSAAAAERGIPLHLDAIAAFGHVPVDVARWRAGAPAGAGLVALSVSAHKIGGPVGVGALVVSRSAAPTALLHGGGQQRGLRSGTQDVAGAAAFAVAAELADAEREAEAARLGVLRDRLLHGIRDLVPTTELLGDQRNRLPGNAQLLFPGCSGETLLFLLDQAGVAVSTGSACQAGVPEPSHVVRAMGRTEAEARSVLRLTLGRTSTGADVEALLAALPDVHARALAAASPRRRSESAVRPAS; this is encoded by the coding sequence ATGCGCGCTTACCTGGACCATGCCGCCACCTCCCCGCTGCGGCCCGAAGCCCGCGACGCCTGGCTCTCCGCGGCCGAGGTGGTGGGCAACGCGTCGTCGATCCACGGCGGCGGACAGGCGGCTCGACGGCTGCTCGAGGAGTCGCGCGAGCGCCTCGCCGCGGTGCTGGGCTGCGAGAGCATCGAGGTGGTGTTCACCTCGGGCGGCACCGAGGCCGTGAACCTCGCCCTGAAGGGCTTGTGGTGGTCCCGCCCGAAGGGCTCCGACACGATCGTGCTGCCCGACGCCGAGCACCACGCGACGATCGACGCCATCGAGTGGCTGCGCCGTCACGAGAGCGCGTCCGTCCGCCCGGTCGCCGTCGACGCGCGCGCCGGCATCCCCGTCGCCGGGTTCGCGGAGGCCGTCGCCGACCCGCGCGCCGCGCTGGCCACGGCGCTGGTGGCCAACAACGAGGCGGGAACGGTCAATGACGCGGCGGGCCTCTCCGCCGCGGCGGCCGAGCGCGGCATCCCGCTGCACCTCGACGCGATCGCCGCGTTCGGCCACGTGCCCGTCGACGTCGCGCGGTGGCGCGCCGGCGCTCCGGCGGGTGCAGGGCTGGTGGCGCTCAGCGTGTCCGCGCACAAGATCGGCGGCCCGGTCGGTGTCGGCGCGCTCGTCGTGTCGCGATCGGCCGCTCCGACCGCCCTGCTCCACGGCGGCGGGCAGCAGCGCGGGTTGCGCTCCGGTACGCAGGACGTGGCCGGCGCGGCGGCGTTCGCCGTGGCGGCCGAGCTCGCGGACGCCGAGCGCGAGGCGGAGGCCGCGCGGCTCGGGGTGCTCCGCGATCGGCTCCTGCACGGCATCCGCGATCTCGTGCCGACCACCGAGCTGCTCGGCGATCAGCGGAACCGTCTGCCGGGCAACGCGCAGCTGCTGTTCCCGGGGTGCAGCGGTGAGACGCTGCTGTTCCTCCTCGACCAGGCCGGCGTCGCGGTCTCCACGGGATCCGCCTGCCAGGCCGGCGTGCCCGAGCCGTCGCACGTCGTGCGCGCCATGGGACGCACCGAGGCCGAAGCACGATCCGTGCTGCGGCTGACGCTGGGGCGCACCTCGACCGGGGCCGACGTGGAGGCGCTGCTCGCCGCGCTGCCCGACGTCCACGCCCGCGCGCTCGCCGCGGCATCCCCCCGTCGGCGCTCCGAGTCGGCGGTCAGGCCCGCCTCGTAG